The genomic window ACGCGGTTCGCGATCCCGTCGACGCTCCGCGCGAAGAGATCGCCGATCGTCGTTCGGGTCAGGACGCCCATCGCGAGGGTTACGAGGAAAAAGAAGCTCAGAGAGGTGATCAGCCGGAGGACGCTGACGACGCGGACGCGGGTCGGTTCGTGGGCGATCAGACCGCTCAGCACCGTTTCGTCGAGCACGAGCGTCGGCGTGACGCCGGTCACGATCGCGTAGGCCCGGTAGACGACGTACAGCGTGACGAGTATCGGCCCGAGGAGAATGAGCCCGCTCGCGAACACCCGCTTCCACGACGCCATACTCGGAGCATGTGACCGGTGGGACATGAGCCCTTCCCTTCGTCCGGTCGCGATCGGTGTCGATCGTCCGCGTCGACCCGAGTCGAACCGCCGGCGACGATCAGCGGTGCCGACGTAGTCCGAACCGCTGGCGGCCGGGATCAATCAGGGCCAGAGCCCGCGGGTCTCCTTGGCCTCCGCGATCCGGGACAGCGCCACTACGTAGGCCGCGTCGCGCCACGTCAGCCCTTCGGCGTCGACCTCGGCCCGGACGTCGTCCCACGCTTCGAGCATGTGTTCCTCGAGTTCCTCGTTGACGCGCTCGAGGGACCACTGGCGGCGGTTGATGTCCTGGAGCCACTCGAAGTACGAGACCGTGACACCGCCCGCGTTCGCGAGGATGTCCGGAATCACCTGCACGTCTCGTTCCTCGAGGATGGTATCGGCGGCGAAGGTGGTCGGACCGTTCGCGCCCTCGACGACGATGTCGGCCGCGATGGCGTCGGCGTTGTCCGCCGTGATGACGTTGCCGACCGCGGCCGGAATCAGGACGTCCACGTCTAGCTCGAGGAGGGCCTCGTTCGAGAGTCGCCGGACGCTGTCCGCGTCGGCGATCTCGGTCGCGAAGCGGGTGACCGCTTCGGGCTCCTCGTCGTGGGAGGGAATCTCCTCGACGTCGATCCCCTCTGGGTCGTAGATCGCGCCGTTGACGTCCGAGACGGCGACGACGGTTGCACCCCACTCCTCGAGGAGGCGGGCGGCGTTCGCGCCGACGCTGCCGAAGCCCTGGACGGCGACGGTCGTCTCGGAGAGTTCGCGATCGTAGTACTGGACCGCCTCCCGCGTGACGATCGCGGTCGACCGGCCGGGGGCCTCCTCGCGACCGTAGGAGCCGCCGATGACCGGCGGTTTGCCGGTGACGACGCCGGGGATCGTCTCGCCCTGTTGCATCGAGTAGGCGTCCATGAACCACGCCATCGTCTGGGCGTCGGTGCCCATGTCCGGTGCGGCGACGTCTTTCGTCGGGCCGACCGCGTCGCGCAGTTCCTCCGCGAAGCGACGGGTGAGCCGTTCGGTTTCGTCCTCGTTCAGCTCCTTCGGATCGACGGCGATACCGCCTTTCCCGCCGCCGAAGGGCAGATCCATCACGGCGCACTTCCAGGTCATCCACATCGAGAGCCCGGTACACTCCTCGGCGGACACTTCGGGGTGGTAGCGCAGGCCGCCCTTATACGGGCCGCGAACGTCGTCGTGCTGGGCTCGGTACCCTGTAAAGACCTCGACGTTACCGTCCTCGCGCTCGAGGGGAACCGATACCTGTTGGACTCGCGTCGGGTGCTTCAGCCGCTCGACGACCCCGGGATCGACATCGACGTGGGTCGCGGCCCGCTCTAACTGCCGGCGAGCGGTGACGAGCGCCGAATCGAGTTCGTCCGCTGATTCGCTTTCCGTCGCGGGTGATGAGGTAGTCATCAGTATGAGTGTTGTGTCGAAGGCAGTAGTATGGTTGGCGTTCCATGGACGGTATGGGTCGCGCTACGTTGTGAAAAGCTCTCGCGGGAAATCGGCGAGCGTCTCCGTGCCGTCGCTCGTCACGTGGAACGTCTCGCTGATCTCCATGCCGATCTCGTCCGTCCAGATGCCCGGAATCATGTGGAACGTCATGTCCTCCTCGAGGACAGTCTCGTCGCCGGGCCGGATGCTCGCGGTGTGCTCGCCCCAGTCCGGCGGGTAGCCCAGTCCCATCGAGTAGCCGATCCGGTCCTCCTTCTCGAGGCCGTACTGGGCGATGGTCTCGCGCCACGCCTCCTCGACCGACTCGCAGGTCACGCCGGGCTCGGCGGCGTCGAGCGCCGCCTCGAGTCCCTCGACGACGATGTCGGCGGTCTCCTCGAGTTCCGCGGGCGGGTCGCCGACGAACGTCGTGCGGGCCAGCGGGGAGTGATACCGGTGCCGGCAGCCCGAAAGTTCGATGATGACCGGATCGCCGTCCTCGAACTCCCGGTCGGTCCACGTGAGATGCGGCGTGCCGGTGTGGTCGCCCGAGGGCATCAGCGGGACGATCGAGGGGTAGTCGCCGCCGTACTCCTCGGTGCCGGTGATCAACTGCTCGTAGATCGCGGCCGCGGCCTCGTACTCCGGAACCCCCTCCTCGATGACGTCGAGGCCCGCCCGCATCGCGTTCTCGGAGATCCGAGCGGCCTCGCGCATGTACTCGAGTTCCCGCTCGGACTTCTTGATCCGAACCCAGCCGACCAGCAGCGTCGCGTCCTCGAACTCGGCCTCGGGGAGGTTCTGCTGGAGGCGCGTGTAGGACTTCGCGGTGAAGTAGGCGGCGTCCATCTCGAGGCCGATCCGGCCGTCCGCGACCTCGAGTTCCTCGAGGACGCCCGCCACGTAGTCCATCGGGTGGAGGTCGTGGGGCGAGTGGACGTGGTCGTCGCTGTAGGCGCGGATGCTGTCGTCGCCGAGGTGGGTCGTCGCCCGCGCGCCGCCGCCGTCCATGTCGCGGCCGATCCAGACGGGTTCGTCCCGATCGGGCGTGACCACAACAGCCTGATGGACGTAGAACGACCAGCCGTCGTACCCCGTCAGATAGTTCATGTTCGCCGGATCGGCAACGATGATCGCGTCGAGGTCTTCCTCGCGCAGCCGCTCTTTCGTCCGAGCGACCCGCCGCTCGTACTCGGCCTCGTCGAAGATATGCTCTCGTGGCATGGTAACAGGGCGTCTACGACGAGCATCGATCAGGAGTGCTAAAAACTTTTCGTGTATATTGAATACAGATATTGTATACACTAACTGCCACTGTCTCGAGAACGGCCGTCAGCGTCCGTCTGCCGGGTCGTTGCGACCCGGCTCGAGCGCCGCGATATCGCTCCGACCGAACCACCGCCGGTTAAGACACGCGGGTTCGTCCCGGCGAATATGGCAGTACTCGAGACTATCGTGATCGCGTTCTGGGCGATGTTGCCCGCCTACGTTCCGAACAACGCCGCGGTGCTGGCCGGCGGCGGCCGGCCGATCGACGGTGGTCGGACGTGGGGAGCGAAGCGCGTCCTCGGCGACGGCAAGACGTGGCGCGGTACGGCGATGGGAATCACTGCGGGTCTGGCCCTCGCGGCGGTGCTGACGGTCCTCGCCGACGGCGTCGGCGACGCGCTCGGGTTCGCCGTCCCGGAGTTTACCCCGCTCGCCGCACTCGGACTCGCCGGCGGCGCGATGCTCGGCGACATCCTCGCGTCCTTCCTCAAGCGCCGGACCGGCCGCCAGCGCGGCGCGATGTTCCCCGGCCTCGACCAACTGGACTTCGTCGTCGTCTCGCTCCCGCTGGTCGCCCTGCTCGAATTCGGGTGGTTCCGGAACTGGTTCACGCTCGAGGTCATCCTCGTCGTCGTGGTCCTGACGCCGATCCTCCACGTGACGACGAACATGATCGCGTACAAACTCGGACTGAAGAACGAGCCGTGGTAACCAGCCGGGTGACTGATCACTGGGTTACAGTCACGTGACGTATCCGTCCCGTCGAACTCCTATTAGTCCGCCTACCGAACGTCTTCCATCCACGCCGGAGCCACTTGATTTGCCGACTCCGTGACGTCGTACTCGACTGTCGCCGTCAACGGATCGCCGCGCTCGAGCAGGTACTCGCCCCACGTGGCGGCGTCGATTCGCTCGAGCGTGACGTTCGCGTGACGCACTTGTCCGTCTGGGCCGGCATGTAACTCGCCGTCGGCGTCGGCAACGTAGAACGTGTCGTCTTCGGCTTCGTCTCTTGTCAGTTTTGTCCAGCCGGTTTGGGGTTCGTACACGGAAACCTCCCGACCGTCGACGGTCCGGGTGTTGGTTCGCTCGTATCCAGGTGCCTTGAGCTGGGAGTGGATCAGCCTGTCCGGAAACGTGTAGTGTGCCGGGCTGTCGTCTGCGAGGTCATCGCCGGATGCAGCGACGATCGCGCTCGGTTCGTCGTCGGCTTTCAGGACGACCTCGTTCGACGACTCCGCGAGCACCTCGGCGAGTCGGTCGTCGCTTTTCGCCGTGATCTTCGTGTACTGCTCGCCGTCGCCCGTCCAGTAGTGATCGTAGGAGATGTCTTCGAACGCGAGAACGAGCCGCTGTTCACCCGTCTCATCGTCGACTATCGACTCCCGTTCGAGGAATCGCTCGCCGTCGACGAGAACCCGCTCCGAGACGGAGTACGACCCATTGAGTTCGGTGGGCGTCGTCGGGGTCGTCCCCGTCGCGGCCGTCGGTGTGTAGAGAACGAGTGTTCCTGCGCTAAGAAGCGCGACGAGGACGATAACTCCAATGACCACGGTTCGCCGATCTATATCCATCACTCTGGAATTAGAATAAATTAGCATAATGATTGTGCTTTTTCACGAGAGTACTATCACGTCGACCGCTGACGACGGAGACACCGACTCAGCAGGCCTCCAATTGCGTCCGTCGTGTCCCGCTCGGGCCGCCAATCCCGTTCCACACCGCTTATTTCGGTGCAGTGCGCTCTCTCGAACAATGACGAATCAGGCACTCATCGATGCCCTCCGAGACGCCGACGCCGTCCAGTTCGGCGAGTTCGAACTCTCCCACGGCGGTACCAGCGAGTACTACGTCGACAAGTACCTCTTCGAGACCGATCCGGACTGTCTCGAGGCCATCTCGGAGGCCTTCGCCGACCGCCTCGCGGACGACGACAAACTCGGCGGCGTCGCGCTGGGCGGAGTGCCGCTTGCCGCCGCGACGAGCGTCGCGGCCGGCGTCCCCTACGTCATCGCGCGCAAACAGCGCAAGGAGTACGGCACCGGGAACCTGATCGAGGGGCGACTCGAGGACGGCGAGGAGGTCGTCGTCGTCGAGGACATCGTGACGACGGGGACGAGTCTGGTCGAGGCCGTCGAGGCGCTCCGGGAGGCCGGCGCGACCGTCGAGCGCGCGCTCGTCGTCGTCGACCGCGAGGAGGGCGGCCGCGAGAACGTCGAGGACGCCGGCGTCGAGATGGAGTCGCTGGTGACCGCGAGCGATCTGCTCGAGAGCCAGTAACCCCCGCTCCGGGGACTCCCTCGTTCGAACGAAGGGGCGACCCCCCACCGTCCGATCCCCATCACAATGCTTTTATTCCGCTCGAGAGTACCCGTAGCCACGATGGTAGGTGTCCGCTTTACAGGGGCGTTTGCCCGTTTCTAATTCCCACCTACCGTGTGTTGTGTCGACGGCGGTCGACCAGTGTGCGGGACGGCGCGGACACGCCACCGGATTTTCACCACATCCACAGCCATGTCAGAATCAGACTCACAGGAGCAGCTAACGGTCGTACTGCCCGACGGATCCGAACTCGAAGTCGACGCCGACGCGACGATCGAAGACTGCGCCTACGAGATCGGGCCGGGCCTCGGGAGCGACACGGTCGCCGGCAAACTCGACGGCGACCTCGTCGCCAAGGAGCAGCCGGTCTACGACGGCGCCGAACTCGAGATCATCACCGACGGCAGCGAGGAGTACCTCGAGGTCATGCGTCATTCGGCGGCCCACTGTCTCGCACAGGCGGTCGAACGGCTGTTCGACGCCGAGGAGGTCAAACTCGCGATCGGCCCGCCGACGGACGAGGGCTTCTACTACGACTTCGACAACCTCGATGTCGACGAGGAGGACCTCGCCGACCTCGAGGACGAGATGGAGGCGATCATCGAGGCGGACTACGACATCGAGCGCGAGGTCGTCTCGATCGACGAGGCCGAAGAGCGACTGGCCGACGAGCCGTACAAGCTCGAACTACTCTCCGAGTTCGCCGAGGAAGCAGACACCGTCACATTCTACACGCAAGGCGAGTGGGAGGACCTCTGTGCCGGCCCGCACGTCGACTCGACGGGCGAAATCGGCGCGATCGAACTGCTCGAGATCGCGGGGGCCTACTGGCGCGGCGACGAGGAGAACACGATGCAGACCCGGATCTACGGGACGGCATTCGAAGACGAGAGCGATCTCGAGGACTTCCTCGAACGCAAGCAGGAAGCCGAGAAGCGCGACCACCGGCGGATCGGCAACGAGATGGACCTCTTCTCGATTCAGGACGTGACCGGGCCGGGGCTGCCGCTCTATCACCCCGCCGGGAAGACCGTCCTCTCGGAACTCGAGGCGTTCGTCAAAGACCTCAACGAGGACGCGGGCTACGACTACGTCGAGACGCCCCACGTCTTCAAGACGGACCTCTGGCACCGGTCGGGCCACTACGAGAACTATCAGGACGACATGTTCATCTTCGACGTCGGCGACGACGAGTTCGGCCTGAAGCCGATGAACTGTCCCGGCCACGCCGCCATCTTCCAGGACCACTCGTGGAGCTATCGGGACCTGCCGATCCGGTACGCCGAGAACGGCAAAGTGTATCGAAAGGAACAGCGGGGCGAACTCTCCGGACTCTCGCGGGTCTGGGCCTTTACGATCGACGACGGCCACCTGTTCATCCGGCCCGACCAGATCAGACAGGAGGTCGAGGAGATCATGGACATGATCACCGATGTCCTCGAGACGTTCGACCTCGAGTACGAGATGGCGCTCGCCACCCGGCCCGAGAAGTCGGTCGGCTCCGACGAAATCTGGGACCGCGCCGAGGAGCAACTCGAGAACGTCCTCGAGAACCGCGCCCACGACTACGAGGTCGAGGAGGGCGACGGCGCGTTCTACGGGCCGAAGATCGACTTCGCGTTCGAGGACGCCATCGGCCGCTCGTGGGACGGCCCGACGGTCCAACTCGACTTCAACATGCCCGAGCGGTTCGACCTGAACTACGTCGGCGAGGACAACGAGGAACACCGGCCGGTCATGATTCACCGCGCGCTCTACGGCAGCTACGAGCGGTTCTTCATGATGCTCATCGAGCACTACGAGGGTCGGTTCCCGCTGTGGCTCGCGCCCGAACAGGTCCGCGTACTGCCCATCTCCGACGACAACCTCGGCTACGCCCACCGCGTCGCGAACGAGTTCGACGACTTCCGCGTCGAGGTCGATGGCCGCGACTCCACCTTGGAGCGAAAGATCCGCGCGGCCCACGACGACCGCGTGCCGTACCAGATCATCGTTGGGGACAACGAGGAGGAGGACGGCAACATCTCGGTCCGAGACCGCTTCGAGGATCAGGAGTACGACGTCGAAATCGAGGACTTCAAACAGCACCTCGAGACCGAAATCGAGGAACAGCGCACGCAGCCGGACTTCCTGCAGGACTGAGGGAGCGAGCAGTTCCAACTGCGGCGTTCCCGTCGTTTCTGTCAACGAACGGGATAACGTATTTGTCAGACCACCCGCAACTGCAGGTATGTCTGCCCTCCATCCCTCGCGACGGGAACTGTTCGACGCGAGGAACCTCGATGCCAGTAGCCGTGACACTGCTACCGTCGGCGACGGTGACGAATGATGAGGAACCGAACGTACCGCAAGCGACGGACACTGCTCGGCTCGATCGGCGTGGGAGCACTCGGCGCGACGGCTGGCTGTCTCGACCTCGAGTTCCTCGAGTCGGACGAGCCGCGCCGATTCGAGGCCGAGGAACTGGAACCGATCCTCTCGACGGAGGCACCGAACGTCGCTCGGCCGGCACCGGTTCAGCCGGGCGAGGGGACCATTGCCAGTGCTGTCGACCGCCTCGAAACGTTGATTGACGCCGTCCCGGATCCGCTCGAGGCCGACGATGTACCGAACGAGACCGTCCGAAAGGAAATCGATCGAACGCGGGAAATTGCACAGACCAGACGCGAGGAACTCACGGAATTACCGAGTCGGTTCCACAGGCTGCGACGCAGTATCGCCGCACGTCGCTCTGCTGGAGAGGCGGCGACCGCTTTCGAGGTGGTATCCGGTGACCGTTCCCGGAATGCTGTTGAAACCGAGCGCGACGAGGTTCAAGAACGACTGTCGAACCGTCGTTCGGAACTCGAGTACGTCGGTGACGAGCCTCAGCGGCTACTCGTACTTGCGTCCCGGCTCGAAACCGAAGTGGCGAGCGCGAACCGACGTCTCGAGACGCAGCCTCGCGACGAGAGTACCGACGTCCTCGAGAGCGGAGCGATCGGCGGTGCCACCGAGCGAGCGGCCGCGACGATCGAATTCTTGACGGCGCTCGAGCGGCGGCACGAGGACCGCTTACGGGACGAACGATCGTTCGACGGTCGATTCCAAGCGGCCCTCGACCAGTCACTCGAAGCGATCGACGCGGCTGCCGTTCCGGACGAATCGACCGACCCGGCGGCGGTAGTCGACGCGGACGTTTCCGGGACGGTTGCCGAAGACGTGCTCTACCACGGACTGACCTGGACCGTCGGACCGGTCGAGCAGACGCGCAACGCAGCCGCGTCCGGTGACACGGCGAGGGCGCTCCGGAACGCCTGCGCGTTCGAATACAGCTACCGCGCCCTCGAGACGATACGCGAGCAAATCGCGGACGGTTCCCACCGAGCGCTCGAATCGGTTGGAGACGTCCGGGACGTTCGAGAAACGACGCTCGAGCGCGCGGCTGACGCGCCGTTCGATCCCGACGAGCCGACGATCGGCGGCGACCTGCTCGCAGACAGGTACGACCGGTTCGAAATCATTGACAATCGTGTCCGAGGTTCCATCGAACGGGGACGAAAGACGACGCTGAACCACGTGTACGCGGAGTACGTCGTACTCGGTGCGCAGTTCTCGGCACTTCCCGAAGCGGTCGCCGCCCTCGAAGAGCGTCTCGAGGCGTAGCGCGTCGTCACGTCGTCTCCGATGTGCTGGTTTCGGATCGGCTATCGACGAGCGCACGAATCGTGCGTACTCCGACGAACCGCGGCACGCGTTCGGCGTACCGCTCGTACTCCTCACCGTACCGCTCGCGCAGCCACGGTTCCTCGGCGAGCGGTAACGAGAGCCACCAGCCGAGGTAGATCGCGCAGACGACGGTCACGGGCGCGGAGTTCGCCACCAGCGCGAACCCGATCGTCGCGACGATGTAGCCGACGTACTGGGGATTCCGCGAGTAGCGGTACCAGCCGCCGGTTCGCAGGTTGCCCGCAAGTCCCTTCGTTTCCTCGACGCCGAGGTCCAGCCCGGCCGCGATGGCGACGGCGTAGCCGGCCACGAACAGCACGGCACCCGCAGCCAGCGACGGGCCCCGCGGCAGGCCGAGGCTGTTCCAACTGAGATACGTGAGCGCGAGCACGACGACGTTGAGCGAGTGCGAGATCCCCCAGTGGGCGTAGTAGGTCCAATTCCGTTCGCCCGGTGGCCAGTACTCGAGCAGGCCCGATGCGCTGGCGACGATTCCCGTGAGGTTCGCGAGTGCGAGGCCGACGCCCACGGCGAACACGGCGCTCGTCAGCGCATCGGTCATCGATGCATCACCGCCGTCGACTCGAGCGGCCGCGGGTGTCGTGGATCAGCTATCGGCGGACGGAACGGATCGAGCGTCCTCATACGTCACCGTCGGCCGGCGATCGATCTGTCGCTTCTCGCGGACACACTAGGGAATTTATATGCGGCCCGATCAGTCATCGACTCACCGCCGATGAAGTACCTCGATGTCCGGCTCCGCCAGCCCGACAGGATGCTCCATCCCATGCAGCGGTTCATCCGCGAGGGAGACGCGGTCCGCTACGAGGAACTGCGGGCGTGGAATATCCTCGGCCCCGAAGGCGACCGCGAGTACGAACTGTTCTACGCCGAGGCCGACCGCGAGGTGTACGTTGAGGCCATCGAGGCCGTCGATTCGGTCCGCTGGTACGATCTCACGCCGATCGACGACGACTCGTTCTACGTCTACATCTGTCAGGAGACTCGCGAGGAGGACGTCCGCTGGCGGGAATCGTTCGCCGCGCTCGATCTCGTCATCGTGCCGCCCGTGATCTACGATTCCGAGGCCGCGTTCTACATGACGATCGTCGGCGCCGGCGACGACCTGCAGGCGATGCTCGAGGGGCTCCCCGACGAGATCGACGTTACCGTTCGCGCGATCGGGGAGTACGACCGCCGGCACGCGCCACTGACTGGCGACCTTACCGACCGCCAACTCGAGGCGGTCGAAGCCGCCGTCGCCGTCGGTTACTACGAGGTCCCCCGCGAGGCGGGCGTCGAGTCCGTGGCCGAACGGCTGGGGTGTGCCTCGAGTACGGCTGCGACGCTCCTCCAGAAGGCACAGGCGCGGGTCATGCGGCGATTGGTCCGCCGCTACGGGCGGGAAGGGACGAGCGGCGAGCGCGACGCTCCCATCGGCTGACGGCGAGCGACGAGGAAGCCATGTTCGTGCTGATTCCCGATTCGAATCTGATCGTAATACCCATGGTTGCGGAATCGTGCATACTAGTATGAACAGAGCCGAGAAGGCGGCCCTCCAGCTACGAGCCGTCGACGTGTTGCGGATGTTAAAGGAGACGCGGACCTACGACGAACTCGCCGAGACGACGGGGCTTCCGGCCGGCGATCTCAACCGGTACGTCAACGGGCACGTCCTGCCCGGGACCGAGCGCGCCCGCGAGGTCGTCGACGACCTCGGCCGGGCGGCGTTGAGCGAGGAACTCGAGGCGCGGATTCGCGTCGACGACGAGGGCTATGTCGACAACAGCGCGACGGTCTTCGACCAGTCCTTCCTCGACCTGGCCGCGCCGGTGGTGGCGAACGGGTTCGACTTCGACCGGCCGGACGTCGTCCTCACCGCCGCGACGGACGGCATCACGCTCGCGGCCGCGCTCGCGAGCTACTACGGCGTCCGCTGTGCCTACGCGAAAAAGAGCAAGGAGACCGCCGTCGAGGAGTTCATCGAGGCCCGCCAGCGCCTGCAGTCGGGGATCGAACTCACCTATTACCTGCCGGCCTCCGCGATCGAGCCCGGCGAATCGGTCCTCGTCGTCGACGACCTCATCCGCTCGGGCGAGACCCAGGAACTCCTCCTCGATATCGCTCACACCGCCGAGGCCGACGTCGCCGGCGTCTTCGCCCTCATCGCGGCCGGCGAGGACGGCATCCGACGCGCCCGCGACCGCACCGACGCGCCGGTCGGCGCGCTCACGAGCGTCTGATCGGCTGGCCGCTCGACTCGAGTCTCTACTTCTCGCGAAACGCTCGAGCGACGATTTCCTCCGAGAGTAAACGACTGTTCGGCGACCGCTGTGGACGCCGAAAATCGTCACGTATTCGCAGGAGGGAGACCGTGTGAATCACTACCACATTATTAATCATTAGGTTTATGGAGCTCCCCGCGGTTTGTGGTGGTACGCACATGACTGAGACAGTCATCCTCGGCGTGATCGGGTCCGACGCACACGTCGTCGGGATCACCATCCTCGAACAGGCGCTGGAGGCAGCCGGATTCGACGTCGTCAATCTGGGGGTCCAGAGCTCCCAGGAGGAGTTCGTCGAAGCCGCGTCCGCCAACGACGCCGAGGCTGTACTCGTCTCGTCGCTCTACGGACACGCCAAACAGGACTGCGAGGGGTTCCACCAGCGGATCGCCGACTCCGACCTCGAGGTCACGACCTACATCGGCGGCAACCTCGCTGTCGGACAGGACGACTTCGACGAGACGCGCGCGTACTTTCGGGAGATGGGATTCGATCGGGTCTTCGACTCCGAAACCGACCCCGAGGAGGCGATCGAGGCCCTGAAGGCCGATCTCGACATCCGCCCGCCCGAGAGCGAACGGGAAGGGCAGACCGTCTCGGTCTGATCGGCTCCGGTTCGGTTTTCCACGACCCGCAACTCGACCGCACAGCGACCGCTGTTCTCCGTTTGTCCGTCCGAAAACCGCGGCCGCGTAATCGCGATGGGAAACGGCGGCCGCGTCGCCGCCAGCAACGAGTTGGCTACCGAACGATCGTCACCGGTACCGGCGACCGGCGAGCGACCGTCTCCGCGACGCTGCCGAGGAGGATCCGGCTCGCGCCCGTCCGCCCGTGGCTACCGACGACGATGTGGTCGACGCCGTTCTCGGCTGCGTAATCGACGATCGATCGCGAGACGCCGCCGACGACGTGCTCCGTCTCGAGCTCGACGCCGTGTTCGGCCGCCTGTTCGCGCGCCGTCTCGAGGACCGCCTCGGCCCGCTCCTCGTGGTGGTCCTGTATCTCGTCGTAGTTGGCCATCGCGGTCCCCTCGACGCCGCTAACCGCGTAGAAGTCGCCCGGATCGAGGACGTAAATCGCGGTGATCGTCGCCTCCGGATACTCCGTGCATGCGAACTCGAGCGCCTCGGTCGACTGCTTCGAGTCGTCGACCGCCACGAGAACGTGTCGTGCCATACGCCCCAGTACGCCGGCCGACGGAATAAGTCCACCTCCGAGTCCGAGGCGGCGGGAGCTACGCGGCGAGCACTCGTTCGATCGCCGCCCCGATTCGAGCCGGACCCGGCCGATAGGCGTCCTCGCGGGCCGGGAGCGGAACGGGTACGTCGTACCCCGTCACCCGCTCGATCGGTGCCTCGAGGTACCAGACCGCCTCGTCCGCGATTCGGGCCGCGATTTCGCCCGCGAACCCGCCCGTCCGCGGGGCCTCGTGGACGACGACGCAGCGGCCGGTCTTCCGGACCGACTCGAGGACGGTCTCGGTGTCCATCGGGCTGATCGTCCGCAGGTCAATCAGCTCGATATCGGCTGCGAGATCGGCGACCGCGTCCTCGACCTCGGGGACCATCGCGCCCCACGCGACGACGGTGGCGTCGGTCCCCGAGTCGACTACGCGCGCCTCGCCAAGTGGAACGACCGTCTCCTCGGGGACCGGCCGCCGGGCCGCCCGATAGAGCGCCATCGGCTCGAGGAAGAGGACCGGATCGGGGCTCCGAACGGCCGATCGGAGCAGCCCGGCCGCGTCCCGGGCCGTCGAGGGGATCGCGACCGTCAGGCCGGGAATGTGGGCGTAGCCCGCCTCATAGCTCTCGGAGTGGTGCTCGAGGGCCGACACGCCGAGCCCGTAGGGGGCCCGGACGACCATCGGACAGGTAATTTCGCCGCGGGACCGGCTGCGCATCCGCGAGAGGTGCTGGTGGATCTGGTCGAACGCCTGAAAGGTGAACCCGGCGAACTGGATCTCGGCGACCGGCCGGTAGCCCGCCGCCGAGAGGCCGACGCCGAGGCCGACGATGCCCGCTTCCGCGACCGGCGCGTCGTGAACCCGGCCCGGGAAGGCATCGATGAGCCCCTGTGTCGCTCGGAAGACGCCGCCGTCGACGCCGACGTCCTGCCCGTAGACGAGCACGTCGTCGTCCCGCTCGAGTTCGGCGTGCAGGGTCTCCCGGATCGCCTCGACCATGTTCAGCCGCTCGGCGTTCTCGAGGTCCGCGTCGGTGAGGTCGTCGGCGCTGCTGGAACCGTCCGCGTCGCCGCTCCCCACGTCCGCGGCTGAGGACCCGCCGTCGCTGCGCTGACTCCCCGTCGCGGGTGCGACCGTGTCCCCCTCGTCCGCGACGAACGCCTCGCGTTGGCGCTCGAGGTAGGGCGGTCGCTCCGC from Natrinema versiforme includes these protein-coding regions:
- the gdhB gene encoding glutamate dehydrogenase GdhB; the encoded protein is MTTSSPATESESADELDSALVTARRQLERAATHVDVDPGVVERLKHPTRVQQVSVPLEREDGNVEVFTGYRAQHDDVRGPYKGGLRYHPEVSAEECTGLSMWMTWKCAVMDLPFGGGKGGIAVDPKELNEDETERLTRRFAEELRDAVGPTKDVAAPDMGTDAQTMAWFMDAYSMQQGETIPGVVTGKPPVIGGSYGREEAPGRSTAIVTREAVQYYDRELSETTVAVQGFGSVGANAARLLEEWGATVVAVSDVNGAIYDPEGIDVEEIPSHDEEPEAVTRFATEIADADSVRRLSNEALLELDVDVLIPAAVGNVITADNADAIAADIVVEGANGPTTFAADTILEERDVQVIPDILANAGGVTVSYFEWLQDINRRQWSLERVNEELEEHMLEAWDDVRAEVDAEGLTWRDAAYVVALSRIAEAKETRGLWP
- a CDS encoding M24 family metallopeptidase, encoding MPREHIFDEAEYERRVARTKERLREEDLDAIIVADPANMNYLTGYDGWSFYVHQAVVVTPDRDEPVWIGRDMDGGGARATTHLGDDSIRAYSDDHVHSPHDLHPMDYVAGVLEELEVADGRIGLEMDAAYFTAKSYTRLQQNLPEAEFEDATLLVGWVRIKKSERELEYMREAARISENAMRAGLDVIEEGVPEYEAAAAIYEQLITGTEEYGGDYPSIVPLMPSGDHTGTPHLTWTDREFEDGDPVIIELSGCRHRYHSPLARTTFVGDPPAELEETADIVVEGLEAALDAAEPGVTCESVEEAWRETIAQYGLEKEDRIGYSMGLGYPPDWGEHTASIRPGDETVLEEDMTFHMIPGIWTDEIGMEISETFHVTSDGTETLADFPRELFTT
- a CDS encoding CDP-2,3-bis-(O-geranylgeranyl)-sn-glycerol synthase, coding for MAVLETIVIAFWAMLPAYVPNNAAVLAGGGRPIDGGRTWGAKRVLGDGKTWRGTAMGITAGLALAAVLTVLADGVGDALGFAVPEFTPLAALGLAGGAMLGDILASFLKRRTGRQRGAMFPGLDQLDFVVVSLPLVALLEFGWFRNWFTLEVILVVVVLTPILHVTTNMIAYKLGLKNEPW
- the pyrE gene encoding orotate phosphoribosyltransferase translates to MTNQALIDALRDADAVQFGEFELSHGGTSEYYVDKYLFETDPDCLEAISEAFADRLADDDKLGGVALGGVPLAAATSVAAGVPYVIARKQRKEYGTGNLIEGRLEDGEEVVVVEDIVTTGTSLVEAVEALREAGATVERALVVVDREEGGRENVEDAGVEMESLVTASDLLESQ
- the thrS gene encoding threonine--tRNA ligase, yielding MSESDSQEQLTVVLPDGSELEVDADATIEDCAYEIGPGLGSDTVAGKLDGDLVAKEQPVYDGAELEIITDGSEEYLEVMRHSAAHCLAQAVERLFDAEEVKLAIGPPTDEGFYYDFDNLDVDEEDLADLEDEMEAIIEADYDIEREVVSIDEAEERLADEPYKLELLSEFAEEADTVTFYTQGEWEDLCAGPHVDSTGEIGAIELLEIAGAYWRGDEENTMQTRIYGTAFEDESDLEDFLERKQEAEKRDHRRIGNEMDLFSIQDVTGPGLPLYHPAGKTVLSELEAFVKDLNEDAGYDYVETPHVFKTDLWHRSGHYENYQDDMFIFDVGDDEFGLKPMNCPGHAAIFQDHSWSYRDLPIRYAENGKVYRKEQRGELSGLSRVWAFTIDDGHLFIRPDQIRQEVEEIMDMITDVLETFDLEYEMALATRPEKSVGSDEIWDRAEEQLENVLENRAHDYEVEEGDGAFYGPKIDFAFEDAIGRSWDGPTVQLDFNMPERFDLNYVGEDNEEHRPVMIHRALYGSYERFFMMLIEHYEGRFPLWLAPEQVRVLPISDDNLGYAHRVANEFDDFRVEVDGRDSTLERKIRAAHDDRVPYQIIVGDNEEEDGNISVRDRFEDQEYDVEIEDFKQHLETEIEEQRTQPDFLQD
- a CDS encoding isoprenylcysteine carboxylmethyltransferase family protein gives rise to the protein MTDALTSAVFAVGVGLALANLTGIVASASGLLEYWPPGERNWTYYAHWGISHSLNVVVLALTYLSWNSLGLPRGPSLAAGAVLFVAGYAVAIAAGLDLGVEETKGLAGNLRTGGWYRYSRNPQYVGYIVATIGFALVANSAPVTVVCAIYLGWWLSLPLAEEPWLRERYGEEYERYAERVPRFVGVRTIRALVDSRSETSTSETT